From the genome of Thermoanaerobaculales bacterium, one region includes:
- a CDS encoding AAA family ATPase encodes MIRSITLSNFRCFEGQDIEFSGLRTAIVGPNGAGKSSIQDALAYLVTGACRGTTVDGKGLDAVVRQGEETMEVRALVEGIGEVSRGIGRRMVSRGAQKGEYVAEPILERAGELLGLFGGSRRIFDLAVRPDAFAALHGREQAEALMALGGIQELTLEALLAAGCPKTVSRYRQHLDGTLAGFLAAQKAAYSDRLEAQRGAETARGAYETAQGEASAYDADQHAQDGHELAEVRERVGRLQRDDDRSAAEHRGRKAELERRASNLQKRAGDLQAASKTVDVAALIAERADLAKEAESLRKMAGGKCASELAAEISLLRGRRNETADQVRGQVAGIRDELAEIEAKLATVQAQLQDCPEPGPMPIVARQDIARIAQLTDLLSGIDDLEEIECDRCGSTLEVEELQATLAELQEATATDRAAHAEWEQKRSARADLAVAVETGTARVNGLRSTLAEAEQKLAMVVEAEALEAPLAAARQADTIGLRIAQLDADIAAAEADPKRKAQLQEARAEAKRAAAELEELGEYVPAHAEEIRQSTE; translated from the coding sequence ATGATCCGTTCCATCACCCTCAGCAACTTCCGTTGCTTCGAGGGGCAGGACATAGAGTTCAGCGGTCTGCGGACCGCGATCGTCGGCCCGAACGGGGCCGGGAAGAGCAGCATCCAGGACGCCCTGGCCTACCTGGTAACCGGCGCGTGCCGGGGCACCACGGTGGATGGCAAGGGCCTTGACGCAGTGGTTCGCCAGGGCGAGGAGACCATGGAGGTCCGGGCCCTGGTGGAGGGGATCGGCGAGGTCAGCCGGGGAATAGGCCGCCGGATGGTGAGCCGCGGCGCACAGAAGGGCGAGTACGTCGCGGAGCCGATCCTGGAGCGCGCCGGCGAGCTGCTGGGGTTGTTCGGCGGCTCCCGGCGCATCTTCGACCTGGCCGTGCGGCCGGACGCGTTCGCAGCACTGCACGGCCGCGAGCAGGCCGAGGCGCTGATGGCGCTCGGCGGCATCCAGGAACTGACGCTGGAGGCCCTCCTGGCGGCCGGCTGCCCCAAGACGGTGTCCCGATACCGGCAGCACCTGGACGGCACGCTGGCGGGCTTCCTGGCCGCGCAGAAGGCGGCCTACAGCGACCGCCTAGAGGCGCAGCGCGGGGCCGAGACGGCACGCGGCGCCTACGAGACCGCCCAGGGCGAGGCCAGCGCATACGACGCCGACCAACACGCGCAGGACGGGCACGAGCTGGCTGAGGTCCGCGAACGGGTCGGCCGGCTGCAGCGCGATGACGACCGCTCGGCGGCGGAGCACCGGGGCCGCAAGGCTGAGCTCGAACGGCGGGCCAGCAACCTGCAGAAGCGGGCCGGCGACCTGCAGGCGGCATCCAAGACGGTCGACGTGGCGGCGCTGATCGCGGAGCGCGCGGACCTCGCGAAGGAGGCCGAGTCGCTCCGGAAGATGGCCGGGGGGAAGTGCGCGAGTGAGCTGGCGGCGGAGATCAGTCTCCTGCGTGGCAGGCGGAATGAGACTGCCGATCAGGTCAGGGGGCAGGTGGCCGGCATCAGGGATGAGCTTGCCGAGATCGAGGCCAAGCTCGCGACGGTGCAGGCGCAGCTTCAGGACTGCCCTGAGCCAGGGCCGATGCCCATAGTCGCCAGGCAGGACATCGCGCGCATAGCGCAGCTCACCGACCTGCTGAGCGGCATCGACGACCTTGAGGAGATCGAGTGCGACAGGTGCGGGAGCACCCTCGAGGTTGAGGAGCTACAGGCCACACTGGCGGAGTTGCAGGAGGCGACTGCAACAGACCGCGCGGCCCACGCCGAGTGGGAGCAGAAGCGCAGCGCACGGGCTGACCTGGCCGTGGCTGTCGAGACTGGCACTGCGCGGGTCAACGGCCTGCGCTCCACCCTCGCAGAGGCCGAGCAGAAGCTGGCGATGGTCGTCGAGGCCGAGGCGCTGGAGGCGCCGCTCGCCGCGGCGCGGCAGGCGGACACGATCGGCCTGCGCATCGCGCAGCTCGACGCCGACATCGCCGCGGCCGAGGCTGATCCGAAGCGCAAAGC
- a CDS encoding PD-(D/E)XK nuclease family protein, whose protein sequence is MAVLPQLERISPSSADQLGNCPWAWHQQRVVKAMERPQSRPMIRGSVFHEALAGLLSAWAGGAETLAPDAAGAAMASAAAGRIPLSEIEDLTEALMRLCDHLPCTREQVLLVEPAQIGPAGYPEPTLQWQPVQADGWAFRAWGIPDLVFVDSDGRPCIWDWKTGRAPEDPSGFAPIIYTAQLLAHWEQLSSTPFTWPVRVGWQFVLFGRQRGVRERLIYPEDLDAGIAALEALVARAEDWHASGDWPCMVNHYCAWCPAVGQCAEWSQGSAERTAEELARDWVAAEQEEKFAAADKARIAEHLQGLAAAGTEFHYPDGKVLACEDAGKITWRIPTRESLIALLDLLAERDIDPVTSGILTISGTAMSQRRLKDDPAFAPYRTPDGRASVTFRRKAVA, encoded by the coding sequence ATGGCGGTACTGCCCCAGCTCGAGCGGATCAGCCCCAGCTCGGCCGACCAGCTCGGAAACTGCCCGTGGGCGTGGCATCAGCAGCGGGTGGTCAAGGCCATGGAGCGCCCACAGAGTCGGCCGATGATCCGCGGCTCAGTGTTCCACGAGGCGCTGGCAGGGCTGCTGTCGGCGTGGGCTGGTGGTGCTGAGACCCTGGCTCCGGACGCTGCCGGTGCGGCAATGGCGAGCGCGGCCGCGGGGCGGATCCCGCTCTCGGAGATCGAGGATCTGACCGAGGCGCTGATGCGGCTCTGCGACCACCTGCCCTGCACGCGGGAGCAGGTGCTGCTGGTTGAGCCGGCTCAGATCGGGCCCGCGGGCTACCCGGAGCCGACGCTACAGTGGCAGCCGGTTCAGGCTGATGGGTGGGCGTTCCGCGCGTGGGGCATCCCTGACCTGGTGTTCGTCGACTCCGACGGCCGGCCGTGCATCTGGGACTGGAAGACGGGACGGGCGCCCGAGGATCCCTCGGGGTTCGCCCCGATCATCTACACGGCGCAGCTCCTGGCGCACTGGGAGCAGCTCAGCAGCACGCCGTTCACCTGGCCGGTGCGCGTGGGCTGGCAGTTCGTGCTGTTCGGCCGGCAGCGCGGCGTGAGGGAGCGGCTGATCTACCCCGAGGACCTCGACGCGGGCATCGCCGCGCTCGAGGCACTGGTGGCCCGGGCTGAGGACTGGCATGCCAGCGGCGACTGGCCCTGCATGGTCAACCACTACTGTGCCTGGTGCCCCGCAGTTGGGCAGTGCGCCGAATGGTCGCAGGGCTCAGCTGAGCGCACGGCCGAGGAGCTGGCCCGGGACTGGGTGGCCGCGGAGCAAGAGGAGAAGTTCGCCGCGGCTGACAAGGCGCGGATCGCGGAGCACCTGCAGGGCCTGGCCGCTGCGGGGACCGAGTTCCACTACCCCGACGGCAAGGTGCTGGCCTGCGAGGACGCCGGCAAGATCACCTGGCGCATCCCCACGCGGGAGTCGCTCATCGCGCTCCTGGATCTGTTGGCCGAGCGCGACATCGACCCCGTGACCAGCGGCATCCTCACAATCAGCGGGACGGCCATGAGCCAACGCAGGCTCAAGGACGACCCCGCGTTCGCTCCCTACCGCACGCCCGACGGGCGCGCGAGCGTGACCTTCAGACGGAAGGCGGTGGCGTAG